Part of the Sulfuricurvum sp. IAE1 genome is shown below.
GAAAGTACGACTGTCGATGATGGGCTATCGGATGACGCTGGAGAATGCAAACGCGGAAGTAATGGACTGGCTGGATTTTACCGCCAATGCGAGGATACACCAAACGACACTGAAACGACCGTTTGATCTATTAGCAGAAGAGCAGTCCCACCTGCTTCCTCTGCCCAAGCCTTATCACGGTATCCACCCGATAAAAGCTATGAAAGAAAGTGTAGCAAAAGCGACCCAAACAACCAAGAAAATTCCCCGCATCCATATCCCACAACGTGATATGCAGACATATGACGAGTTCATCCCGATGATGGGGTTATGGCTGTTCTCTTCACTCACGCTGGGAGGTGTCGCATGGCGCTGAACGATTCGATCGAACAGCTGTGCAAGGAAATGCAGCTGCCCACGCTGGCCAGACGCTACGGGGAACTGAGCGCCACAGCCGCCAAAGAGAACTGGCAATACGCCGAATTCCTGTACGAAGCGCTCAAATGCGAATCGGAAGCCAAAGCCGAACGTTCCCGCACCGTACTGACCAAACTGGCCGGATTCCCGACGATCAAGACACTGGAGCAGTTTGATTTCGATTTCACCGTCGGAGTCAACCGCCGCCAGATTGAGGAGCTTTCCAATCTCGGATTCATCAAACGCAGCGAGAACATCATCCTGCTGGGGCAATCGGGCGTGGGAAAAACCCATCTGGCGATCGCTTTGGCGGTCAAAGCGGTGCAGAACCGCTATAAGGTGCGATTCACCACTACAGCCGATCTGCTGATACAGCTGAGCAATGCCAAGAAGAACAAACGCTACGACAGCTTCATCAAACAAACGATCATGGCACCATCGCTTCTCATCATCGATGAGATCGGATATTTCCCCATGAGCAAGGAGGATGCCCACCACTTTTTTCAGGTAATCTCCAAACGCTACGAAAGAGGTGCCACCATCGTCACCTCAAACCTCGTATTCAGCCAATGGGCCGGAATATTCGCCAACGATAAAGTGGTTA
Proteins encoded:
- the istB gene encoding IS21-like element helper ATPase IstB; the protein is MALNDSIEQLCKEMQLPTLARRYGELSATAAKENWQYAEFLYEALKCESEAKAERSRTVLTKLAGFPTIKTLEQFDFDFTVGVNRRQIEELSNLGFIKRSENIILLGQSGVGKTHLAIALAVKAVQNRYKVRFTTTADLLIQLSNAKKNKRYDSFIKQTIMAPSLLIIDEIGYFPMSKEDAHHFFQVISKRYERGATIVTSNLVFSQWAGIFANDKVVTSAILDRLLHHSHIINIQGNSYRLKEKKEAGLQEMDLFKIGKKKRSSEHSDEPVA